From the genome of Platichthys flesus chromosome 10, fPlaFle2.1, whole genome shotgun sequence:
TAGAATAGTGTGGCGGGTGATTTTTAGGCAGGTCTTGGTGCGAGGTCTCTTGGAATGGATGTGTCTGAGTTCACGTTGAAAGAAGTTCACTTTGTCTTGGAACGTCTCAGAGCCACCTGCAGAAAACACCATCAAATTACTGCGGCTGTATCCACAAAGAGAATTTTTATTAAATGCAGCTGGAGTCTGGACTGAGACAAACCAATGTTCTTGTGCAGGAAGCGAATGAAGGTGGCAGCCATGATGTTCCTGTCTTTGCAGCTGAGCTCCACAGGAGGCTGTATCCCATCATCCACCACTAGAGTTAGATACTTGTGAATGGGATCAGGACCATGATAGGTAAactgagaagagaggagaagattaCAGTGAGCTTGTCAAACAATTTAAAGAGGCTGATTTTCCAGGATTTTCTCACATATGTCCTGCTTACCTTCGTTCCTGGACATACTCGAAAGGTGAAAAGGCGCCATGGAATTATTTTCAGGTAGAACTCCTTCACGGATAGTTGCTGATTGACATAAAAGTCCAAGTTAAATTCACCTAAGTTATCACAGAAACATCTCTCTCGTTTTCTTATATTCACAGCTCCAAGTTCTACCAATAAACGCTAGACACTTACCTTTGGTGATATGTAACAGTAGACCTTTTTTGGTTTCTTGACTTTCTCTGGTTGTCCCTCCACAGGAGAGTCatgctcgtcctcctcttctcccatAGAGGGTCTCCGCTGGGGAGCCAGCAAAGAGGAGGCTGGTAACTGCCACGATGAACTGCTGTAGTTCCCACTGCTGTAAAGGTACGCTTCAAAGTAGATGCTTATGCCCGGAGTGGACACATTCTTTTCCACACAGGCCTTCTCATTCTCTGCAATGTGATTAAACGAGTGTTACACTTTGAAAACAGAGGCTAAATTAAACTATAtctaaataaatgcatttcagTTCATGGTTGTaaagttgtgtatttttctcCACAAGTAAAACCTGCTCACCACTGAGAACAATAATGTCAAATTCCCCGTTGCTGAGCTGCTGGTCCTTGTAGGAGATCCGGGCCCTGAAACACCCCATCTTCCTCAGGGTCAGCTTCAGCATGACCTGGCACTGCTGCTTGTTGAGTGTAACTGATTTACTGTAGTATCCCTCCAGACTGTCGTCATCCACTGTGCCCAGCTGGAAGAACAGGGAGAAGTTTTTGAAATACCGGTTAGCTGCTGTAAAGCCAGTTAAAATTACAGTATACTGGTAACAGAAATGGGTTTGTCGCCTTACAGAGTGCACGTGGACGCTGTAGTTGGCTTCATCTGTGAGAGACGTGGAGTTACTGGTGGGGTTTCCATACTCGTCCCTGGGCTCGATCTGCAGAGTGTGCTGCTGGCCGTTTATCAGGACCAGGGTGGAGAAGTGGTAGGCTATCTTTGTTTTGGATGGGACAACTGTAcctaaagtgaaaaaaagaacagagaagTAGTAAACcaccaaaacaaatgtgtcttATCAATAATTATAGAAATCGAAAAATACAGGCTGGCTCTTACGCAGAGGTCATACCTGGTTGGAATATCTTGTAGTAAGGGCTATAAGCCACATTGAGGCCGCCCAGCTTGACCGCAACCTCATAGCGTCCAGCCTTGCGCACTGTGAAGGCCATTTTGACGACATTGGACTCCGGCTCTTGCAGAACCTCTTGTGTAACCGGGATGTCCAGAGCCAATTCAATATGGGTGATGTGGACCTTGAGTCCCACGGGTCGATGGGCTGGAAAGGGCTGGCCATTTTTATAGAACAGCTGAGTAGACAAACATACAAAAGGTCAGTTATACATTTCACAAGACAGTGCTACCAACACTGCTTCATCCACAAGAAATGTGATTATCATTACACTACTAGAAACAAGAACCGCTTTAGTTTAGACACATTGGGAATTGATCGTCACCTGAACTCCGAAGCTCATAATCTGTCCCACTTCCTGTGGCTCCTTCCAGTCCCATGATACCTTGCAGGAACGTGGGTCCAGGTAGTTGCCCCGGACGTAGTCATAGATGCTGCGGTCTCCACGTCGCCCTGGATCCTCATTCTGAAGGAAGCTGACAACCCTCGCTGCAAGCTCACAGAGGAACTTGATAGTAAAGACAAACGCTATGATGGAAACAGTAATTCCACCTGCCATGAGAAGGGAATAAGTGTAAGAAACCATTGGTTGGAAATTAGTGGATTCACTGGTAAATTGAGAAATTGTTGACTGGACCAAAACTTCACAACAAATCTGCAGGCCATAAAATATGACAAAGCTATTTGTCATTGTCAAACCCGCTTGTAACCGACACAGATTAAAAATGTTCTTGAAGTGAAAGTTAAAATGGGTCGTGTGGCGTCAATTCCAGGAACCAACAAATAAGCTCCACTTAAAATGTTGAACTCACCAATCACGTAAAACATGAGGTCCCTTATCAGGAAGCACAGTGCCACAGTACAGCCAAATATGAGAGCTCCCGCTGGAATGACAACCATTGAACATAAACAATTAATAAGTaatcaaaaatacaaatgtaactATAAAATGCAGACAATACCAAATCCTACTCTGCAGTGGTGAAATTGTTTTATGgatgttgtttctttttatgaCATCAGTTTATGAAGGTACAACCCTAGCAGCATAAAATGCCAAGATATGGAGTGATTTACACCCTTTGATAAAACAGTGTAACAATGGCTACAGTTGGGCAATACTAGTGATATAAGATAacattcattcatatatttccACATGAGTGAATAATGTCATTCTTTATgagagaaaaggacagaaaataCCAGAACAGCTGTTGAGCTGTACAACAAGAGATAAATTCAAAAGATCTGTGACTTTTGAGGCAACAGCTTTTGTGAAAACTACTTGTACTAGTAACAGTACAAAATGTTTAAGTCTTATAATATCTATTAAATACCTCAGCTGTAGCCATGGCAACCAACCCCAAACTAACACCATTCTGAGGAGGGAAAGAGTCTCACCGATTGACCACTTCTCATTCAGACGCCGCAGAGCGAGGTTGTGCACCAGCCGGATCTCGTAGTCCTGGTCTCGACTGCCCCTGGAGTTCCTGAGGATCTTGATGCCTGTGGACAACTTGATGAAGTCTTTGTAGTAGTAGCCCCAGGCTGCTAGAGACAGCTGCAGTTGACTGTCAAACTGAGACAGATCATCCAGATTCATACAACCCAAGGTCTTCagtctgcagaggaaaacaaaagtgaaaatacaTGGCAATAAATAATTGACAGGAGTGGCAGCACTTCCTGCACTAGCACCTCCTTAAGAAATAGAGTCCTGGCATCACAGTTAAGTGTTACTCTATTGAGTCAGACTGCTGACTTCAGTTAACAGTTTGACCCAAACACTAAACAAACAACAGTTGTTGTGAAACTCTGCATTAGAGTAACGTTGCTCTTATCAGCTAAATCCTTTGGTGAGATCAAGTGGCCTTACAAAAACACTGGAGTATAAAGTGGTTAGCATAAGATAATGCTAAGTAGATAAATAGCTTTAACCATTACAACCAAAACATAATCTTATCCTTGttgcaacattttttatttgacctgttAACATGGGCTGTGCTCATGT
Proteins encoded in this window:
- the arel1 gene encoding apoptosis-resistant E3 ubiquitin protein ligase 1, producing MDRRFFLTLLFCSVSWIFFWEVRWKKGKESQVEEWLREHHLSQYSHLFEDVQTLEELSLSVLSRLEEVVKEQQSWREIAEAHIQLLRDFAFQEWLCSQNLEHYYHSLKTLGCMNLDDLSQFDSQLQLSLAAWGYYYKDFIKLSTGIKILRNSRGSRDQDYEIRLVHNLALRRLNEKWSIAGALIFGCTVALCFLIRDLMFYVIGGITVSIIAFVFTIKFLCELAARVVSFLQNEDPGRRGDRSIYDYVRGNYLDPRSCKVSWDWKEPQEVGQIMSFGVQLFYKNGQPFPAHRPVGLKVHITHIELALDIPVTQEVLQEPESNVVKMAFTVRKAGRYEVAVKLGGLNVAYSPYYKIFQPGTVVPSKTKIAYHFSTLVLINGQQHTLQIEPRDEYGNPTSNSTSLTDEANYSVHVHSLGTVDDDSLEGYYSKSVTLNKQQCQVMLKLTLRKMGCFRARISYKDQQLSNGEFDIIVLSENEKACVEKNVSTPGISIYFEAYLYSSGNYSSSSWQLPASSLLAPQRRPSMGEEEDEHDSPVEGQPEKVKKPKKVYCYISPKQLSVKEFYLKIIPWRLFTFRVCPGTKFTYHGPDPIHKYLTLVVDDGIQPPVELSCKDRNIMAATFIRFLHKNIGGSETFQDKVNFFQRELRHIHSKRPRTKTCLKITRHTILDSSLKATRNFSVSDWSKNFEVVFQDEEALDWGGPRREWFELICKTLFDTTNQLFTRFSDNNQGLVHPNADRSPHLRQKMYEFAGRVVGKCLYESALGGAYKQLVRARFTRSFLAQIIGLRMNYKYFETDDQEFYKTKVCFILNNDVSEMDLVFAEEKYSKAGQLEKVVELISGGAQIAVNNENKVHYLNLLAQYRLASQVRDEVEHFLKGLNELVPENLLAIFDENELELLMCGTGDINVQDFKAHAVIVGGSWHFREKVMKWFWAVVSSFTQEELARLLQFTTGSSQLPPGGFNTLCPSFQIIAAPTHSTLPTAHTCFNQLCLPTYDSYEELHKMLKLAISEGSEGFGML